The bacterium nucleotide sequence AAGCCGTCCAACTGGATCTGTTTAACGCTTGCGCCGCTGTTCGCGGCTGCGACCATCATCCTTTTGATAATTTCCTATATCGCATCGTTCATATTTCTGAAAGGAACAAGCCATGCCGATTGAAGGCGATCTCAAAAGCCTTAATTTCGCGAGCATATTGCAGCTTATTTCGCAGGAGCGGCTGTCGGGCGTATTAAAGATCAGAAAAAAGAACGCGCTTGTCGACATCGGCATCTATGAAAGCATGGTGACCGGAGCGTTCTATGAAAAAGGCGACCGGGTCGACCGGCTTGAGGATTACCTGGTCAGATCCGGGATCATCAAGAAGAACCTCTTTGACATGGTCCAGGAGATCCATCAGGAGACAAAACGGCCCATCATGAACATCATCATCGAGGATAAATACCTGACCGTGGATGAAGTCGAGCGCATCATCAGGTTCAAGATCCAGGAGGTGCTGGACGAAGTGTTCACGTGGCAGGAAGGCGCTTTCAAGTTCGAACAGGGTTCGGTCATTTATCCCAAGAGCATGCTGAAGATCAGGCTCAATATTGAAAGCCTGGTCCTGGAAGCGGCGCGCCGGTTCGATGAGTGGCCCAAGATCCAGAAAGCAATTTTTTCCAGCGACCTGGTCTTTAAGAAAATCGAACACCCCGAGTTGAAGCTCAGGCTGTCCGAGGACGAGGAACGGGTCGCGAACATGCTGGACGGGACCCGCTGCGTGGACGATGTCATTGAAATATCCGGGCTGGGGAAATTCCACACGTATTCATGCCTGTACCATCTATTGACCAGCGGTCAGGTCGAACTCGCATATGCCAAGCCCCGGACCGAGCAGACGCGGGTCAAACGCAAAATCAAATTTAATTTCTCGCTCAAATTCCTGAAAACGCCGGTGATCATCGCGCTGATCATTTTTGTCGCGCTGCTCGAGATCATCCTTGGCAACAGCCTGGCCCGCAAGTCAGCGTTCAGTTTCACTTTTCTCAACACCGAGGACCAGATGACCAGCGGCGAGAACGCAGACGCGAATTATGACCTCAAGGAGATCTTCTTTTACCGGTATGACCGCATGCCTTCGAACACGGAGATCAAGAATGTTTTTTACAGCGGTCTGATGAGACCCGGAGAATAGATAATGCTTTACAAAAATGCCGGCGTGGATATCGACATCCTCAACCTCGTTAAAAAAGACATCGGCCGGGAGGTCGCGAAAACATTCCTGCCCGGCAAGAAAACGATCTACGGCCTGTTCGGCGGTATGTATCCTTTTAACCAGGGTTATCTGGTCGGCAGCACGGACAGCGTCGGTACGAAAATATTGGTCGCCTGCGGCATGGGCGTCCACGACACGGTGGGCCAGGACATCGTACACCACTGCGTCAACGACATCCTGACCACGGGCGCGCTGCCGATGTTCTTCATGGATTACATCGGCTTTTCCCAGATCGAAAAAAGCGTCCTGGTCAAGGTCGTCAAGGGCATTGCCCAGGCCTGCCGCAAAGAAAAGATCGTCCTGATCGGCGGCGAAACCGCCCAGCTGACGCGTTTCTACCCGAAAGGGATCTACGACCTCGTGGGGTTCATTTGCGGCGATGTCACGAAAAATAACTGTATCGATCCCAAGCGGATCGCGGCCGGCGATATTATGCTGGGCTTGGCCTCGACCGGGCTGCACACGAACGGCTATTCGCTGGCGCGCAAGGTTCTGCTCCAGAAATACACGTTCTCGTCCTTCATGCCGGAATTGAAATGCACCGTGGGCGAGGAACTATTGAAGATCCACCGCTCTTACCGCAGGGAGCTCGAGCCGCGGCTGTCATACTGCTGCGGCCTTGCCCATATCACCGGCGGCGGTTTCTACGATAATATCAAACGGATCCTGCCGGCCGGCACGAGCGCCGTGGTGCGGAAAAAAACATGGCAACCATACCCGGTCTTCAAGCTGATTCAGAAGATGGGCAAGGTGCCGGATGAAGAAATGTACCGTATCTTCAACATGGGTATCGGCATGGTGGTAATAACGAAACCGGCCGATATCAAGCGTTTCAAGCCGCTCAAGCCCGTCGTCATCGGCGAGATCATCAAGGGCGACGGCAGCGTGAGCGTGGAATAGACGCTGAATTCCAAATAACAAATTTCAAATTTCTATTTTCTGATTTCTTGCTGTCTTTCTTCTAATTACTAGTTACCAATTACCAATTACTGTATTTTTTACACGTACGGCGTGTGGTTTTCTTTTTTCTTGTGGTTATTGAACTGTCCGAAACTGTATAACTGCATCAGCTCTTCATAGGTGAGGGTAGCGTTGCAGCTCGGGCAGATGTACATGCCGTCATCAGACAGGATCAGGTCGATGTACTTGGACACGAACATGCAGAAGGGACAGAGAACTTTATCGATCCGCGCCATGCCCGATTATACATAAAGACATATGCCTGTCAACTGCCAGCTATTGTTTTTTAATTTATGGATTATTTTTTGTATTTAATGAGCTTTACGCCGGATTCCCTGAGCATGCCGATCGCCAGTTTGTCCGGATAGGGTTTCTGGAAAATTATCTTTGATACCTGGGCATTGATCAGCATCTTGGTGCAGATAAAGCACGGCTGGTGGGTCGTATAGACCACGCTGCCCCTCAGGTCAACGCCGCACGTCGCGGCCTGGATGATCGCGTTCTGCTCGGCGTGCACGCCGCGGCACAGCTCGTGCCGTTCGCCCGAGGCAACGCCCATGCGGCCTCGTATGCAGCCGATCTCGGCACAGTGCTTGACGTCCCGGGGCGCGCCGTTGTAGCCGGTCGCCAGGATCCGCCGGTCCTTGACCACGACGCAACCGACGTTCCTTCTAGTACAGGTGGAACGGTTCGCCACCAGCTCCGCGATCGACATGAAATATTCATCCCAGGATTTTCTGGGCATATGGCTATGGAGTTAAACCTGCGCCTTGATACGCGCGATGCAGGCTACCTCATCACCTTTTTCCAGGGTGATGATCTTCACGCCCTTGGCGGGCCGGCCCATTTGCCGGATCTGGTTCACCGGTGTCCGGATGACCTTGCCCGCCTTGCTCATGGCGATCAGGTCATCGTCGTCGTTGACATTGGCCACGCCTGCGATATTGCCGGTCTTGGCGTCGATGGTCATGGACTTCATGCCTTTTCCAGCCCGGCCCTTCTCATTGATGAGCTCGAATTTCACGCGCTTGCCCAATCCCTTTTCGCCCACGATCAGGAGATCCTCTTCGGTACAGGCGATATTGAAACCCACGACCTCGTTGCCCTTGTTCAAGCGGATACCCTTGACCCCGGCGGCCGCCCTGCCCATGGACCGCGCGTGCTTTTCGTGGAAGCGCAGGGTCAGACCTTCCTTGGTGGTCAGGAGCACCGAATCCTTGCCCGTAGTTAACCGCGCTGCGATCAGTTTGTCACTGGGCATAAGTCTGATCGCGATGATCCCTTTCTTACGAATGTTCTCGAACTCCTCAAGGTTCGTCTTCTTGACCTTGCCCAGCCGAGTCGCCATGAAAACGAAAAATTTGGAAGTGAAATCCTTGATCGCCAGGCAAGCCGTGACTTTCTCGCCTTCGGCCATTTCCAGCAGGTTGGCGATCGACCGGCCCTTGGAGAACGGACCGGCCTCGGGTATTTCGTAGACCTTGCACGCATGCACTTTACCGGCGTCCGTAAAGAACAACAGGGTCTCGGTCGTTTTCGAAATGAACAGCTGGTTGGCGAAATCCTCCTCGCCCACCTCGACGATCTTGCGGCCCTGACCGCCCCGCGTCTGGTTCCGGTAGATCGTGATCGACTGCCGCTTGATATAACCCCGCTGGGTGATCGTCACGACCATGTCCTCTTCGGCGATCAGGTCTTCGTAGGTCAGTTCTTCTGGCTCGGCATCGACGATCGTAGTGCGGCGCGAATCCTGGTACTTGGACCTGAGTTCTTCGAGCTCTTTCCTGATCACCTGGAAAACGCCCTTGCGCGATGCCAGGATCGATTTTAACCGCGCGATCTCTTTGATCAAACCCAGGTACTCGGTTTCCAACGCTTCCTTCTCTAAGCTTGTCAGGCGCGATAGCCGCATGTCCAGGATCGCCTGCGCCTGGATCTCGGAAAGCTTGAACCGCTTCATCAACCTTTCCCTGGCGACCTTGACATCGGCCGATTTCTTGATGATACTCACGACCTCGTCGATATTCTCGATCGCGATCTTCAAACCCTCGAGGATATGCGCCTTTTTCTCGGCCTCACTCAGCTCATATTTCGTGCGGCGCGTGATCACTTCAAACCGGAAATCCAAGAAGTATTTCAATATCTGCTTCAGCGACAGTGTCTGGGGGACGCCGTTGACCAGGGTCAGAAGCTGTATGCTGTACGTGGTCTGCAAATTCGTGTGTTTATAAAGATTGTTGATCACAATATCCGGGTTGGCATCACGCTTGAGCTCGATCACAACCCTGATGCCATCCTTGTCCGACTCATCGCGCAGGTCGGAGATATCCTCGATCTTTTTTTCCTTGACCAAGCTTGCCATTCTTTCCAGCAGGGTCGACTTGTTGACCTGGTACGGGATCTCGCCGATGATTATCGCCTGCCTGCCCTGCTTTAGTTCTTCGATCTTGACCTTCCCGCGCAGCACGATCCTGCCCCTACCGGTCAGATAGGCATCCTGGATGCCTTTAATGCCCGCGATCAGGCCGCCGGTCGGGAAATCAGGACCGGGGACATGCTTCATGAGTTTTTTGTCATCGATCTCAGGATCGTCGATCATCGCCTCCAAGGCGTTGATCAGTTCGCTTAAGTTATGGGGCGGAATATTGGTCGCCATGCCCACGGCAATACCCGTGGCCCCGTTGCACAGAAGGTTGGGGAAGCTGGCGGGCAGGACGGTCGGTTCTTTGAGCCGGTTGTCGAAATTTGGTACGAAATTCACTGTATCCTTGCCCAGCGCGTCAAGGAGTTCCTCGGCCAGCGATGTCAAAC carries:
- a CDS encoding DUF4388 domain-containing protein translates to MPIEGDLKSLNFASILQLISQERLSGVLKIRKKNALVDIGIYESMVTGAFYEKGDRVDRLEDYLVRSGIIKKNLFDMVQEIHQETKRPIMNIIIEDKYLTVDEVERIIRFKIQEVLDEVFTWQEGAFKFEQGSVIYPKSMLKIRLNIESLVLEAARRFDEWPKIQKAIFSSDLVFKKIEHPELKLRLSEDEERVANMLDGTRCVDDVIEISGLGKFHTYSCLYHLLTSGQVELAYAKPRTEQTRVKRKIKFNFSLKFLKTPVIIALIIFVALLEIILGNSLARKSAFSFTFLNTEDQMTSGENADANYDLKEIFFYRYDRMPSNTEIKNVFYSGLMRPGE
- the purM gene encoding phosphoribosylformylglycinamidine cyclo-ligase; the encoded protein is MLYKNAGVDIDILNLVKKDIGREVAKTFLPGKKTIYGLFGGMYPFNQGYLVGSTDSVGTKILVACGMGVHDTVGQDIVHHCVNDILTTGALPMFFMDYIGFSQIEKSVLVKVVKGIAQACRKEKIVLIGGETAQLTRFYPKGIYDLVGFICGDVTKNNCIDPKRIAAGDIMLGLASTGLHTNGYSLARKVLLQKYTFSSFMPELKCTVGEELLKIHRSYRRELEPRLSYCCGLAHITGGGFYDNIKRILPAGTSAVVRKKTWQPYPVFKLIQKMGKVPDEEMYRIFNMGIGMVVITKPADIKRFKPLKPVVIGEIIKGDGSVSVE
- a CDS encoding cytidine/deoxycytidylate deaminase family protein, encoding MPRKSWDEYFMSIAELVANRSTCTRRNVGCVVVKDRRILATGYNGAPRDVKHCAEIGCIRGRMGVASGERHELCRGVHAEQNAIIQAATCGVDLRGSVVYTTHQPCFICTKMLINAQVSKIIFQKPYPDKLAIGMLRESGVKLIKYKK
- the gyrA gene encoding DNA gyrase subunit A — its product is MARRRRTRTPAETPDQDKDNNINNNNAADGDQSRLSRDGRIITVYIEDEIRTSYLDYAMSVIVGRALPDVRDGLKPVQRRILFAMNEAGLASNRAHRKSATVIGDVLGKYHPHGDIAIYDALVRMAQSFSMRYLLVDGQGNFGSVDGDAPAAYRYTETRLTSLAEELLDALGKDTVNFVPNFDNRLKEPTVLPASFPNLLCNGATGIAVGMATNIPPHNLSELINALEAMIDDPEIDDKKLMKHVPGPDFPTGGLIAGIKGIQDAYLTGRGRIVLRGKVKIEELKQGRQAIIIGEIPYQVNKSTLLERMASLVKEKKIEDISDLRDESDKDGIRVVIELKRDANPDIVINNLYKHTNLQTTYSIQLLTLVNGVPQTLSLKQILKYFLDFRFEVITRRTKYELSEAEKKAHILEGLKIAIENIDEVVSIIKKSADVKVARERLMKRFKLSEIQAQAILDMRLSRLTSLEKEALETEYLGLIKEIARLKSILASRKGVFQVIRKELEELRSKYQDSRRTTIVDAEPEELTYEDLIAEEDMVVTITQRGYIKRQSITIYRNQTRGGQGRKIVEVGEEDFANQLFISKTTETLLFFTDAGKVHACKVYEIPEAGPFSKGRSIANLLEMAEGEKVTACLAIKDFTSKFFVFMATRLGKVKKTNLEEFENIRKKGIIAIRLMPSDKLIAARLTTGKDSVLLTTKEGLTLRFHEKHARSMGRAAAGVKGIRLNKGNEVVGFNIACTEEDLLIVGEKGLGKRVKFELINEKGRAGKGMKSMTIDAKTGNIAGVANVNDDDDLIAMSKAGKVIRTPVNQIRQMGRPAKGVKIITLEKGDEVACIARIKAQV